One part of the Rutidosis leptorrhynchoides isolate AG116_Rl617_1_P2 chromosome 1, CSIRO_AGI_Rlap_v1, whole genome shotgun sequence genome encodes these proteins:
- the LOC139885793 gene encoding 15-cis-phytoene desaturase, chloroplastic/chromoplastic, with the protein MSITTLSFIPHHPFHHHHHRHHPLKITSQISQTTPPLLTQATNQKTGVIIIGAGLSGLAAATHLHSNNTPFLLLESSDAVGGRVRTDTLDGFLLDRGFQIFITGYPEAKKLLDYKNLNLLKFYSGAKVYYNGTFHTVADPLRHVADAVISLTNPIGSLFDKILIALTRIRVLTQTDDQIFSADEVPTIDLLKRIGFSDSILDRFFRPFFGGIFFDTELGTTSRLFDFVFKCLALGDNTLPANGISAIPEQLAAKLPSNSIVLNTRVASVEKSDLNYIVRLENGDVLRAEFGVIVAVEEPEVVKLLAGISNEIKRPAQSTRAARSTGCLYFSAERSEVPVYDPVLFINGSGRGIVNNMFFATNVAPSYGPPGKVLVSVSLIGLYEDETDEVLRAKVIDELGSWFGKEVSGSWKYLRTYRVKFAQPNQCPPTDLKKNPKIGVGLYVCGDYRTSATFDGALVSGRMAAEALLKDRSLVQAS; encoded by the coding sequence TCTTTCTTTCATTCCCCACCACcccttccaccaccaccaccaccgtcaTCACCCTCTCAAAATCACCTCCCAAATTTCCCAAACTACCCCTCCACTCCTAACCCAAGCCACCAACCAAAAAACCGGAGTCATCATCATCGGCGCCGGTCTATCCGGTCTAGCCGCTGCCACACATCTCCACTCCAACAACACCCCATTCCTCCTCCTCGAATCCTCCGACGCCGTCGGCGGCCGCGTCCGTACCGACACCCTCGACGGCTTCCTTCTCGACCGCGGCTTCCAAATATTCATCACCGGTTACCCTGAAGCCAAAAAATTACTCGATTACAAAAACCTAAATCTATTAAAATTCTACTCCGGTGCTAAAGTTTATTACAACGGAACGTTTCATACCGTAGCAGATCCCCTACGCCACGTGGCAGATGCTGTTATCTCTCTGACTAACCCTATTGGAAGTCTATTTGATAAAATTTTGATCGCGTTGACTAGAATTAGGGTTTTGACTCAGACCGATGATCAAATATTTTCAGCTGATGAGGTTCCTACAATTGACTTGCTGAAACGAATCGGGTTCTCGGATTCTATACTGGATCGGTTTTTCCGACCGTTTTTCGGAGGGATTTTTTTCGATACTGAGCTCGGAACGACATCGAGATTATTCGATTTTGTGTTCAAGTGTTTAGCTTTAGGAGATAACACCCTTCCTGCGAACGGAATTTCAGCAATTCCAGAACAATTAGCCGCTAAATTGCCGTCGAATTCAATCGTTTTAAACACGCGTGTAGCTTCAGTTGAGAAATCGGATTTGAATTACATTGTTAGATTAGAAAACGGTGACGTTTTGAGAGCTGAATTCGGAGTGATCGTAGCAGTTGAAGAACCTGAGGTCGTTAAGCTTTTGGCGGGAATTTCAAATGAGATCAAACGTCCGGCCCAGTCAACCCGGGCTGCCCGGAGCACGGGTTGTCTGTATTTCTCGGCGGAGAGAAGTGAAGTTCCAGTTTATGACCCGGTTCTGTTTATTAACGGGTCGGGTCGTGGTATCGTGAATAATATGTTTTTTGCAACGAATGTGGCTCCTTCGTATGGCCCGCCAGGGAAAGTATTGGTGTCGGTTTCGCTTATTGGATTATATGAAGATGAAACGGATGAGGTGTTACGGGCCAAAGTGATCGACGAGCTTGGTAGTTGGTTTGGAAAGGAAGTATCGGGCTCGTGGAAGTATCTGAGGACTTATCGGGTTAAATTTGCACAACCGAACCAATGCCCACCTACGGATTTAAAGAAGAACCCGAAGATTGGTGTTGGGTTGTACGTGTGTGGGGATTATCGAACGAGTGCTACATTCGATGGGGCTTTGGTTTCGGGTCGGATGGCTGCTGAGGCTTTACTGAAAGATCGATCTTTGGTACAAGCTTCATAA